CCAGGCCCCACTACAGAGGCGGTCGCCGAAAACACCGCAGCCACCATTGATGCGTTTACACAAACCTTGGCATCGCTTGCCCCGCCACAAACCAGCCTTTCTTAAGTTCTCATTGGCAGGCACACCGCTGCCGCTGCGCCACGATCCAGCCCACAGCTGCCTCGCCACTTCCCATCAGCGCAGGTGAATAGCTAGATTTTTGCATCTACGTCAGTCTCGGCTATTATTGCTAATCGCTGCCTGACACAGGCCGCTTGGGTTGCCAAGTGTGCTGTGATCTTGCCAGTGGTGGCTGTAGTTCAGCTGGTAGAGCACCAGATTGTGATTCTGGGTGTCGCGGGTTCGAGTCCCGTCAGCCACCCCAATAGTGAACAACCCCGAGAGATTTTCGTTGTCTCTTCGGGGTTGTTCGCATTCCAACCCAGGGTTCTTCCGCAAGCCTTGAAAGCTTCGGGGGTGCTGCGGGGCGTAACCTGGCATTGCAATGAAAAGCCTGTTTCCAGGTGTGAGCCTAAAACCGTTTCCAGTCTGCTACTGCATCTTCCATCTGGTCATCAGGGCACACCAAGAGCGCTCGGCGACTGTCCGGCTCCTTCGTCGGCATCGGTGCGATTGCAACCCCTCGCCCGCCGAAACCTCCGCCCTTTTGTTCACTGTTGACATCTTGAGAAAGCAGCAACGCTACCGTGTATCCCCTCGTCAGCCTCCGCAGACTCTTCCTCGTAGGTGTGGCGGCTCTTTTTGGGGTGTTTGTGGTCTATGCGATTGTTGGCAACGCGATTACTGGTATCGATGCGCGCTGTTGGTGGTGGTTTATCACCCACCGAAGTAACTCGATGACCACAGTGATGCAGGCAGCAGCCTGGCTCTTTGATCCGCCTATGGTGGCACTGTTCAGCGGGATCATGCTCACCGCTGTTGCCATCTTCCGGCGGCGATTCGCCTTAGAAGCGCTCACCTTCATCGCTATCGAAAGCGCCTCGCTGACGACACATCTGCTCAAAGACGTGATTGGACGGCACCGGCCACCAGTGGTGTTCCGTCTTACTTCTGAAACGAATTTCTCGTTTCCATCTGGTCATGCCACCGCCGCAGCCGCACTGATGACGGCGATCGTGGTGTACGTGTGGCTCACCTACCGGCTGTGGCAGACCCTCTGGATCGGACTACTAGGTCTCGCAGTCACCGTATTTGTGGCCGTCAGCCGAATGTATCTTGGCGTGCACTGGATTACCGATGTTATTGCCGGAAGCCTCATTGGCTGTGGGGTGGTGTGTTGTGTGACTGCCATCGGTGCATTGTTGATCAACGCGATACAACGACATCCCCACACCGATGCTGCTTCCCACACAGCACGCTAACGGGGCATCCGCCAATTCACGTTGCAAAGCGTTGGCCACGGTGCCATGGATTGCTGCAGCGTTGTTCCCAGCCAGGAGATTGTGCGGCGTCTAAGACAACACAGCGTGCACCGTGCGAACTCACAATGCAGTAGCCGCATTCGCAGACGAAGCTTCACAGCAATAGTTGCCCAGGCGCGAAGCCACCCCGCTTCGCGCCGAGCAGAATCAACCAGCAGACTAAACGTCCGAGTACGCCCCCATCCACAACGGTGTTACTCCGCCGGTGCGGGTGTTGCATTGCCGGCCTTCCAGGTCTCCCACGGAATATTCCAGTCCCCTAGGCCGTCATAGCCGCTTAACGTGCCACCGACGGTGTTTTTCACCACCACAATGTCACCGCGCTTCGTATTGTCCATAAACCACTTGGCGTTTTCCGTGGACACATTCAAGCAGCCGTGGGAAGTATTCTGGCTCCCCTGCGCCCACACTGACCATGGGGCAGCATGCACGAAAATCCCCGAATAGGACATCTGTGTCGCATACTTCACGTCAGTCCGATATCCGTTCGGGTCGGTAACGGCCAGACCGAATGTTGACGAATCCATAACAATGTCGGGATATTGGTCGCCGATAATGTAGGTGCCCTGTGGAGTCGCAAAATCAGGCCGCCCCATTGACGTCGGCATGGTGTTGATCACTTGGCCATTGCGGCTAATCGTGATGGTTTTTGTGTTGTCATCGGCGACGGCGATAACCTCATCACCAATGGTAAACGAGGTGTGGTTGCGTTTATTTCCCCACAGTCCTTCGCCCAAATGGGTGCCGTATAAATCAACATCAACATCCACGGTGGTACCGGGTTTCCAAAAATGTTCCGGACGCCACCGCAGCTCATAATCGTTTAGCCAATAAAACGCGCCTTCGACCGGTGGATTCGTGGTCACCGTAATGACCTCTTGGGCGGCTTCCCGATCTTCAATGGGCTGACCAAACCGGAACCCGATGGTTTGCCCCACCCCCACCGTCGACCCTTCCAACGGGCTTAAGGCCACATTGGTAGTTGCATCCGGCGTGATGGTGTCAAATACCGTCGTCGATGTGGCACCTTCGCTCGTGGTGGCTTGAATGGTGTAAGTGCGGAAATAGCCCAGATCCTCGGCGGTGGTCCACGTGGTTCGATCGGCGGAATATTCCGCCTGAACAACCTTGCCGTCCTGGTTGGTCATGACGACTTCTTTCAGGGTGCCTTCCACTGCTTTGACCGTCACCGGATTCGCCGGATTGTAGCCAGTGGCACCGTCGCGCACACTCGCTACTGCAGGCACCGGCGCTTTCGTAGTTGTCGATTTTTCGGCAACAGTTTCACCGGTTGCTGGCTCCCCCAATGGACTGCACCCTGCAAGCACAAGAGAGCCGGCCGCAAGTGTTGCGACAGCGGTGAACACAGATCTGGTCAAACGTTGCATGATGCTCCAAGATCGACAGTAAATCAGCACTCCTACAGTTCACGCTACTCGCCACCGCAATGCGCAAGAGAAAGGGCTGCGAGCAAACACTGCCAACTGCAGCAATGTGTAGACGATTGTACATTGCCGCGCACACAACCCTGGTGAACAAACATCAACGATCAACCAGGATCCGGATAACAAACTTCCACCTGCGCGGGGCAGCAAGGAAGCTTGCAAAACCCTCATATTCACCACCAAAACACGCAACTACCAGGCGATTTTACTTTCTTCTTCGCGGCGTTGTAATATTCTTACTCGTTGCCGCGGCGGGCAAGAAGCCCACTACAGCAGCAATATGCGCCATTAGCTCAATTGGCAGAGCAGCTGACTCTTAATCAGCGGGTTCGGGGTTCGAGTCCCTGATGGCGCACCACCTAAAGACCGGATTGATGGTTACCATCAATCCGGTTTTTCTTATATCTGCCGCTGGTAGCGTTGTCGAATGCGGGTTAAGGGACAAAAAGTGTGTCTGGGGGTGGGGGTGGCTGTGGGGGTTTAGATCGTTCCTTTTCTGATCCCGACGGAGTGCGTGTACTCGATGTCGATATGATTGTCGTACAGCGCGGGGCGTCCGGTTTGATGGTTTGCTTCGTTGTTGTTGACTGGGGTGAGGGTTTCTACTTTAGCGAGTGAGTCTTTGCCCCAGTTTTGTTGTTTCGCGATGATGTGGGGATCAAGCGGATCTCGGGTGCGAAAGTGGAGCCACCAGTCGATATTGGTTCGTTGACGTTCTCCTTTTCTACCGTGGTGTTGTCTGGCGATGAGTTTTAAAGGCCCGTTGATACCGCCTTCGAGGCAGTTGGTTGTGGAGGCGAACGCCTCAGGGTTCTTCGCGCTGGGATGGGGGGTGAGGTAAGCGAAGAGTTTGCCGTCTTTTGCCAGGTGGTAGAGCCTGTAGAACGCGCGTCGGGCGCGTTGATGGGTGAAGACTTTTTTTCTTTTTCCCGGTGAGGGGGTCGGTGATGGTGGTTTTTTCGTTCATCCAGCTGTTGCAGTCTTGTGTGAATTGGTGGAGGTAGTCGATCCATTGGTCGGCTTGTTCACGGGTTGTGATGCGGGTGAGCTGGAGTGCGAGTTGGTAGATGATGGTGCCTTGGGGTGTGCGGGGTCGGCTGGTGATATCGCGTCGTGTGTTGCGTTGGACGTGTACGAGACAGCGTTGGATAGGGGTCTGTGGCCAGCATGAGGTCATCGCTGTGTAGGCGCCGTTTCCGCCGTCAATGACTGCCATAAGTGGCGGGGTGATATCACGGATGAGTTGTGTGTAGTCGTAGGTGGTTTCTTGCTTGCACCAGCGCCAGGCAAGGACGTAGTCACGGGTTGCTGCGATGAGGAGACAGCCGCCGTTGAGGTAGGTTCCGTCGAGAAAGATTTGATCGTAGACGGGGTGGTTGTGTGGTTGGGGCACGCTGATCAGCCACAGTGGCTGGAAGTGGCGGTGAACTGTTTTCGGGGATGTGCCACGAGCAGCGGCGATGTCGGCGATGCTTTTATTGCTCGTCAGGTGGGAGATGAACTCATTCATCCAGGTTCGAGCGGTGATATCGGGCCGGGTTTTACTTGTAGAGGCACCGCAGTGGATACAACGCCATCGTGTGGTGCCTTTTGTTGTTGTGCCGTTTTTCTTTGTGGGGTTACCGCAGATACTGCAGCGGGGACGATTGGTTGACATAACCCTGAAGCCAACAGGATCTATACCATGGGGTGGTGGTGCCGTCAAGGGTTATGGAGAAAAAAGAGGGGAATAAGCTTTCTAGGCTTATTATTTTGTTGTCATTGCTGTTCAGGTGGTAGAAATCGGCGGTTTGAGACACACTTTTTGACCCTTAAGCCTCGAATGCCTGCACACAGAGTCCCAACTTCCCCGGCACACCGTCGAACACCAAAAAACTGATGTGTATTCGCTTCGGTCATTCGACGAAACACTCCAGCCGGAGCGGCTGAGACTTTAGGCGGGCATACGCGCGTGCTGCAACGCCGGTGAGGATCCGCCCCGCCGACATTCGGCATCGATGTGGCACACAATATTGCCCCATTGGGCAGCGTAGCGCTGCTTGCCGCTGTAGTGTGGCCTGTAACTGTCCGCCCTGGTTTCCCCTGTCATCAAGACTCGCCAGGGTGGGACATGGTGATGCAGCATTATGCCGTCCCTTCGAGAGGAATCCCCATGAGCCGTGCGTTACTCATTGTCGATGTGCAAAATGATTTCTGCCCTGG
The Corynebacterium choanae DNA segment above includes these coding regions:
- a CDS encoding phosphatase PAP2 family protein; the encoded protein is MAALFGVFVVYAIVGNAITGIDARCWWWFITHRSNSMTTVMQAAAWLFDPPMVALFSGIMLTAVAIFRRRFALEALTFIAIESASLTTHLLKDVIGRHRPPVVFRLTSETNFSFPSGHATAAAALMTAIVVYVWLTYRLWQTLWIGLLGLAVTVFVAVSRMYLGVHWITDVIAGSLIGCGVVCCVTAIGALLINAIQRHPHTDAASHTAR
- a CDS encoding L,D-transpeptidase, giving the protein MQRLTRSVFTAVATLAAGSLVLAGCSPLGEPATGETVAEKSTTTKAPVPAVASVRDGATGYNPANPVTVKAVEGTLKEVVMTNQDGKVVQAEYSADRTTWTTAEDLGYFRTYTIQATTSEGATSTTVFDTITPDATTNVALSPLEGSTVGVGQTIGFRFGQPIEDREAAQEVITVTTNPPVEGAFYWLNDYELRWRPEHFWKPGTTVDVDVDLYGTHLGEGLWGNKRNHTSFTIGDEVIAVADDNTKTITISRNGQVINTMPTSMGRPDFATPQGTYIIGDQYPDIVMDSSTFGLAVTDPNGYRTDVKYATQMSYSGIFVHAAPWSVWAQGSQNTSHGCLNVSTENAKWFMDNTKRGDIVVVKNTVGGTLSGYDGLGDWNIPWETWKAGNATPAPAE